The Arcanobacterium pinnipediorum genome includes the window CTGGTTGTGATATCGTCCGAGTAGCTTGCCCGACAGATAAAGATGCTGAGGCGTTGCCGATTATTACCGCAAAGTCTCAGATTCCGGTGGTGGCTGATATTCATTTCCAGCCACGCTACGTATTTGCGGCTATTGAGGCGGGGTGCGGTGTGCGCGTCAATCCCGGAAACATAAAAAAGTTTGATGACAAAATCCCGGAGATTGCTGCGGCAGCTAATGCCAATGGTACGGCGATGCGTATCGGTATTAATGCCGGTTCCCTCGATCCGCGTTTGCTGAAAAAGTATGGCAAAGCAACTCCGGAAGCCCTGGTAGAGTCAGCTGTTAATGAGGCTCGACTTTTCGAAGATGCGGGCTTTTATGATTTCGCTATATCGGTCAAACATCACGATCCGGTGACGATGGTACGCGCCTATGAGTTACTCTCCGAAGCAGGAGACTGGCCGTTACATTTGGGGGTAACTGAAGCAGGCCCTGCATTCCAAGGAACAATTAAGTCTTCGGTTGCATTTGGCGCCCTGTTAGCTCAAGGTATTGGTGATACTATCCGGGTTTCGCTCTCTGCGCCTCCGGTAGAAGAAGTTAAAGTTGGCGAAGCGATTCTACGTTCGTTGAATTTGCGGCCCAAGAAGCTCGAAATTGTTTCGTGCCCATCTTGTGGACGTGCCCAAGTTGATGTCTATACGTTAGCCGAGCAGGTTTCTGAAGGTCTTAAGGATGTTTCGTTCCCGCTTCGAGTAGCGGTGATGGGCTGTGTTGTTAACGGTCCGGGTGAAGCACGTGAAGCGGATCTGGGCGTTGCCTCGGGTAATGGCAAAGGTCAGATTTTCGTTCGTGGCAAGGTTGTTGATACTGTTCCAGAAGCCGATATTGTGCCAACGCTTATTGCCCGCGCACGGATTGTTGCTGAAGAACTTGGTTTGAAAGAAGACGCAGAGGCTTCACCTGAAGTGATCGTCTAAGATGCGGTGGGCACGACGTCGTGAATCGCGGCTTCGCCGACTAGGTCCGGCAGATCTGGGCCAGGTCAGAGATTTTCTCAACAAGGATCCGGTAGCTTCAGTGTTAGCACGGGTGCCTGTTGAAGCCCAAGCGCCGGGAATGGCTCACACCCTAGGTTACACTTCTGGAGCTGGCCTTAGTGCATTGTGCCATATCGGTGCAAATATTGTTCCGTTAGGGTTTACTGAGGACGGCTTGGATTCGTTGGCTCGCTATATTATTCGCCATGGGCGGCGGGCAAGCTCTATTGTTGGTCCAGCAGACCAAGTTCTTGGGCTGTGGGATCGGATCGAGGCCTGGTTCCCCGAGCCACGAGATATCCGCGCCCACCAACTGTCTATGGTGTGGAGTGGAACTGGGCGATGTGCCCCAGACCCTACAGTTCGCCTCGCTCATCTCGGAGAAAGTGCGCTAATTGTTCCGGCGTCGGTAGCGATGTTTATCGAAGAGGTTGGTTATGATCCGACCAGTTATGGCCCGGCCTATGCCCAACGTGTCCATAGCCTGGTGCGCGATGGTCAAACTTTTGTGCGTATGGGTTCGCGCCAGGGTAGCCCATTCGTTGAGTTCAAAGCTGATATTGGTGCCCTTGGCGGTGGAGTGGCGCAGATTCAGGGCGTATGGGTTCATCCTGATGTGCGCGGGCGTGGTTTAGCCGGCCCGGCGATGCTTGCGGTGGCGCAATACGTTACGCAGATGATTGCCCCTACGGTATCCCTCTACGTCAATGACTACAATTACGCTGCGATACGTTCCTATGACAAGGCTGGGTTCGACGTCGTCGGAGAATTTGCTACGGTCATGCTTTAGATCGCTTGTGTTGTGGAAGATGTTGTCAACGCCACGAAAGATGAGCGGATGCGAATAGGGTCAGGCCTCGCAAACAGCTTAGACTAGTTATGTGTTAAAAATGTCTGAACTCTTTGTCCGAACCCTGCGCGATGATCCGGCCGATGCAGAGGTCCGCTCCCATAAACTCCTCGTACGTGCCGGATATGTACGTCGCGCTGCGCCAGGAATATACACTTGGTTGCCACTAGGACTCAAAGTCCTTCGTAAGGTTGAAGCAGTTGTCCGCGAAGAAATGGATGCTGCTGGCTCTCAGGAAATGCACTTTCCGGCGTTGCTCCCTCGCGAGCCGTATGAGGCTACTAATCGTTGGGAAGAGTATGGGCCAAATCTTTTTAGGTTGAAGGATCGGCGCGATAACGATTACTTGTTGGCGCCTACCCATGAAGAAATGTTCACCCTTGCCGTAAAGGACATGTATTCTTCGTATAAAGATCTTCCGGTTTCGCTCTACCAGATTCAGCATAAGTATCGTGATGAGGCCCGTCCGCGTGCTGGTATTATCCGCACTCGCGAATTTATTATGAAGGATGCCTACTCTTTTGATATTGACGACGCCGGTTTGGATCGTTCGTATGAGACTATGCGTGGCGCATATCAGCGTATTTTTGATCGTCTTGGTGTCCCGTTCGTCATTTGTTCGGCACAGTCTGGTGCTATGGGCGGATCGCGTTCGGAAGAATTTCTTGCTCCGTGCGCTATTGGTGAAGATACGTTCGTGATGTCTGCTGGGGGCTATGCGGCCAATACTGAAGCTGTCACTACTCCACCTCAGCCTGAGCAAGATTTTTCGAACGTTCCTCAGCCACACGTGGTACCAACGCCGGGGGCAACAACGATTGCTTCGTTGGTAGAGATGGCCAACGAGGTTGCGCCGCGTGCGGATCGCCGGTGGGAGGCAAGCGATACGTTGAAGAACGTCGTAGTGAGTTTTGTGCATCCTGATGGTGAACGTGAAGTTGTGGTTCTTGGTGTGCCAGGGGATCGCGAAGTTGATCTCAAGCGGGTTGAAGCGAGTGTTTCGCCGGCAGAAGTTGAGATGGCTACGCCAGAAGATCTAGCTAAGCATCCGCAACTCGTTGCGGGTTATATTGGTCCGCAGGTTATCGGCCCGAATTCTGTTGACCGCCAGGTCAACGATGAAGGTGAGATTTCTGGATCGGTACGTTACTTGCTCGATCCGCATATTGCTCGCGGTTCGCGTTGGATCTCGGGTGCAAACGCGGTAGATCAGCACGTTTTTGATCTTGTCTACGGCCGTGATTTTGAAGCAGATGGAACCATTGAAGCTGTGGAAGTGCGCGAAGGTGACGAAGCTCCCGATGGTTCGGGTCCGCTCACAATCGAGCGCGGTATTGAAATTGGGCATATCTTCCAGTTGGGGCGCAAGTATGCTCAAGCGCTTGGGCTTACTGTTTTGGACCAAAATGGTAAGACCACCGTTGTCACAATGGGCTCGTATGGTATTGGCGTTTCGCGCGTGATGGCTGCTCTTGCTGAGCTCAATTCGGACGATCTTGGTTTGAAGTGGCCGTTGCACTTAGCTCCGGCACAGGTGCACGTGATTGCCACCGGTAAGGGTGAGGAGATTTTCGGTACTGCCGCAGATTTTGCGCAACAGATTTCCGATCGTGGTCTCGACGTTCTCTATGATGATCGGGTGAAGGTTTCAGCCGGTGTGAAATTTGCCGATTATGAGCTTATCGGTGTTCCGTTCGCGATCGTGGTTGGTCGCGGTTTAGCCGACGGCAAAGTTGAAGTACGTGATCGGCGCAGTGGCGAAAGTTTCGAAGTGGCAGTAGCAGATGCTATGGCTAAGCTCGATGAGGTTATGGCCAACGCGCAGTAATATGTGACTCGCCTGCACTGGATGGTGTGGGTTGATATTACCTATGTTTGTGGGGAGCTACTTTGGTAGCTCCCCACAAACATATTTGAAGGCTGATGGAGTCATTATGGATGTGCAAACGTTAATGCTCGTTAGCTGGGTGGGCTGAGTGTGTCTATTGTGCTCCTGGAAGAACAGCTATGGGGGATTGGGGGCTTAGTATGCATAGCAACGCTACGGTGGCAGTGCGCTGCTGGTGATCGAGTTGGGGTGCGTGGCTAAGTAGCTCGCTTGCGATTAGTGAGCTGACGGAGGTATCGACATCGGCTGATTGGGGAAGTGGCGCTATGGGATGGCGCTCGTCTTTTCCGCCGTTTTCTAAAGCACTATGAGTCAGCTCGGTCAGTAGGTTGATTTTATGTAGTTCAATTTGGCGAGCACCTGGGTCAAGGAGGGCAGCGTGATATTCAAGCCATTGCCGAGCGGTATCGACATTGACGATTGCTGGGGCGGTGTTTACTGCGCTGCTAAGAGCCGCCACATCGGGAGTTGAACATATTTCTAGACGTTGTGCTGGGTCTGCTAGATTGGCGGCGAAAGTGCGGGC containing:
- the ispG gene encoding flavodoxin-dependent (E)-4-hydroxy-3-methylbut-2-enyl-diphosphate synthase is translated as MPVALGIPTVKEPVAVLSPRKKTRQIRVGDVLVGGDAPVSVQSMTTTKTHDIGATLQQIAELTAAGCDIVRVACPTDKDAEALPIITAKSQIPVVADIHFQPRYVFAAIEAGCGVRVNPGNIKKFDDKIPEIAAAANANGTAMRIGINAGSLDPRLLKKYGKATPEALVESAVNEARLFEDAGFYDFAISVKHHDPVTMVRAYELLSEAGDWPLHLGVTEAGPAFQGTIKSSVAFGALLAQGIGDTIRVSLSAPPVEEVKVGEAILRSLNLRPKKLEIVSCPSCGRAQVDVYTLAEQVSEGLKDVSFPLRVAVMGCVVNGPGEAREADLGVASGNGKGQIFVRGKVVDTVPEADIVPTLIARARIVAEELGLKEDAEASPEVIV
- a CDS encoding GNAT family N-acetyltransferase, coding for MRWARRRESRLRRLGPADLGQVRDFLNKDPVASVLARVPVEAQAPGMAHTLGYTSGAGLSALCHIGANIVPLGFTEDGLDSLARYIIRHGRRASSIVGPADQVLGLWDRIEAWFPEPRDIRAHQLSMVWSGTGRCAPDPTVRLAHLGESALIVPASVAMFIEEVGYDPTSYGPAYAQRVHSLVRDGQTFVRMGSRQGSPFVEFKADIGALGGGVAQIQGVWVHPDVRGRGLAGPAMLAVAQYVTQMIAPTVSLYVNDYNYAAIRSYDKAGFDVVGEFATVML
- a CDS encoding proline--tRNA ligase, which codes for MSELFVRTLRDDPADAEVRSHKLLVRAGYVRRAAPGIYTWLPLGLKVLRKVEAVVREEMDAAGSQEMHFPALLPREPYEATNRWEEYGPNLFRLKDRRDNDYLLAPTHEEMFTLAVKDMYSSYKDLPVSLYQIQHKYRDEARPRAGIIRTREFIMKDAYSFDIDDAGLDRSYETMRGAYQRIFDRLGVPFVICSAQSGAMGGSRSEEFLAPCAIGEDTFVMSAGGYAANTEAVTTPPQPEQDFSNVPQPHVVPTPGATTIASLVEMANEVAPRADRRWEASDTLKNVVVSFVHPDGEREVVVLGVPGDREVDLKRVEASVSPAEVEMATPEDLAKHPQLVAGYIGPQVIGPNSVDRQVNDEGEISGSVRYLLDPHIARGSRWISGANAVDQHVFDLVYGRDFEADGTIEAVEVREGDEAPDGSGPLTIERGIEIGHIFQLGRKYAQALGLTVLDQNGKTTVVTMGSYGIGVSRVMAALAELNSDDLGLKWPLHLAPAQVHVIATGKGEEIFGTAADFAQQISDRGLDVLYDDRVKVSAGVKFADYELIGVPFAIVVGRGLADGKVEVRDRRSGESFEVAVADAMAKLDEVMANAQ